A stretch of Paenibacillus sp. URB8-2 DNA encodes these proteins:
- a CDS encoding IS630 family transposase, protein MTTEQEIGKLTEAMKETESTRMYERYLAIRLHLEGRTLTEIADILGRSFPAISGYWKNYRKNGLQGLELGEYPGGSKRLSNEQEERLKQVIAEKRPVDVGFEAKYTWTLKLIRAWILREYSEDYTLKGVSKMLNRLGFSYTKATYTLAKANPEEQEQFRQVTLPELKDQLDQGKVDHLLFEDESAIWAYLALQYNWFPRGQQRKIKTYGQHQGAKLFAAIDYETGHVLHREEEKLDAKAFQRFLADILQTYSGKVVVVLDNAHIHHADEIQPFLKEHARLQLVYLPKYSPELNPTEGLWKWLKHDVVNNVFFQKFYVIRSHVADLIKSINRTPQAVIDRLLLQV, encoded by the coding sequence ATGACTACAGAACAAGAGATCGGAAAACTGACAGAAGCCATGAAGGAAACGGAAAGTACCCGGATGTATGAAAGATATTTGGCGATAAGGCTGCATCTAGAGGGCCGGACCCTCACCGAAATTGCCGATATTTTGGGCAGATCCTTTCCGGCCATCAGCGGATACTGGAAGAACTACCGTAAGAACGGACTGCAAGGTCTCGAATTGGGTGAATATCCGGGTGGTTCCAAGCGACTTTCGAATGAGCAAGAGGAACGGCTGAAGCAAGTCATCGCTGAGAAACGCCCTGTCGATGTTGGCTTTGAAGCGAAGTATACCTGGACGTTAAAACTCATTCGTGCCTGGATTCTTCGGGAGTATAGCGAAGACTACACGCTCAAAGGCGTCTCCAAAATGCTGAACCGCCTTGGCTTCAGCTACACGAAGGCCACCTATACTTTGGCAAAGGCCAATCCAGAGGAGCAAGAGCAGTTTCGCCAAGTCACGCTACCTGAGCTCAAAGACCAGTTAGATCAAGGAAAAGTGGATCACCTGCTGTTTGAAGACGAATCGGCTATTTGGGCCTATCTAGCCTTACAGTACAATTGGTTTCCGAGAGGACAACAGCGAAAAATCAAGACGTATGGCCAGCATCAGGGTGCCAAGCTGTTTGCAGCGATCGATTACGAAACCGGCCATGTCCTTCACCGGGAAGAAGAAAAACTGGATGCGAAAGCGTTCCAACGCTTCTTGGCCGACATTTTACAGACGTATTCCGGCAAGGTCGTGGTTGTACTGGATAATGCCCACATTCATCATGCCGATGAAATTCAGCCTTTTCTCAAGGAGCACGCCCGATTGCAGTTGGTCTATTTACCCAAGTACAGCCCGGAACTCAATCCCACGGAAGGTTTGTGGAAATGGCTAAAGCACGATGTCGTGAACAATGTGTTTTTCCAAAAGTTCTACGTCATTCGTTCCCATGTGGCCGATTTAATAAAAAGCATCAACCGAACTCCTCAAGCCGTAATTGACCGCTTACTTCTTCAGGT